CCGCATGTACGACGAAGGCTACAGCCGTCCCCAGGACTTCCCGCTGCTCAGGCAGTTGGAAGAGAAGTATCCGGGCCTCGTCTACATGCAGGGCTATGACGAGACGCAAGCCAAGGCCATTCTCCGGAAGGAGGCGGTGGACTGGATAGTCGCCAACTGGCGGGCGGTTCCGGATCTCTGGCTGCGGAAACTGGCCATCACCTTGTATCCGGCGAATTTCGGCACCGGGAAGAAAATCAATCTCCTCACCGCCATGGTCTTCCTGCTGAGCCTGCCAGGCGTGGGGCTGTATCTCTACCGTTGTGCGAAAGGCCTGGCTCCGCCGGAGTTTCTCTCACTGACCTTGCCCATCGTCTGCATGTGCCTGGTAAACGTCCTGTTTTTCGCCGAATACCGGACCCGGCTGCTCATGGAGCCCTTCATGATCCTCTTTGCCGTCTATGGGGTGCACCATCTGATCCGGAAGGCTCCCCTCCACTTGGTTCGATGGAGACAGGAAGGTCTGCGGGAGTGGAAGCGTTGCGAGGGAAAGTAAGGATCAACCTGTGTGCAATATCTGCCAGTACAGCGACTCGAGTGCGAGGACGTTTTTCTCCGCGTCAAATAGTTCGGAAACGATCTTTCGACCTTCAAGGCCCATCCTCTTTCTCATGGCTGGATCAGCCAGTAGCTCGATGATGCTCCTTGCCAATGCGGAGGGATTCGCCGGTTCAACCAGTATCCCAGAACGCCCGTCAGCGACCACCTCCGGCAGGGCCGAGGTTCGCGTCGCGACGCAGGCCCGCTCCATCGCCATGGCTTCGACGAGGGCGATCCCAAGTCCCTCGGCGAGCGATGGAAGCACGAAGATGTCGCAGAGCTGGAGATACGGGCGCACGTCCGGCTGGATGCCGAGGAGGCGCACCCGATCGGCGACGCCCCGTCGCTCGAGAAACTCCCGGAAGGACCGCTCGGCTTCCGGGTTCGTGGCGCCGATGAAGAGAAAGCAGACGTCCGGCCGTTGCTCCGTCACCAAGGGCACCGCTTCGATCAGGTACCGCACGCCCTTTAAAGGATTGAAGCGCGCGATGCAGAGCACGACCGGCGTGGAATGGGTGATCCCGAGCGTCGCTCGCATCGCGTGCCGCCTGTCCTCAGGCCCCTCGAAGGCTGTGAGATCCACCGAATTATAGATGACCGATACCCGCTCCGGCGCCAGTCCCAGATAGCGAACCGCGGATGCCTTGACGTAGTTCGAGACCGCGAGAAACACGGGGGGGGCGAAGCGGCAGGACAGCCAGTCGAGAAGGCGCAGCGACGCGAGCTTCAGGGGGGTCAGCGAGGGATTGTCCTGGAGCAGGATCGGCTCGTAATCCGGACAGTGGAGGGAGCTCAGGACGGGAATCCCCCGCAACCGGCCGATGATCCGGCCGATGATGTTGGCGCCATAGAGATGGGCATGGATCAGATCGACCCGCTCGTGTTTCAGCAGCCGCCACAGGCGGATAATACCAAGGGGTAAATCATAAATGGACCGGAGCTGCAGGCAGACGACAGGATAGCCAAGTCGCCGGATCGGCTCATTCCAGAAGTCGTTCTGATCATAGAGATACACAACGAGCCCGTCGAATTGCTTTCGGTCTAGGCGGGAAAGGTTCGTGTAAAGGAGCCGTTCAGCTCCCCCCGAACCCAGATCCTCGATAAGATGCAGAATGCGAAAACGCTTCGTCATGCAGGTATTCCCGGCATTCAGCTGCCGGCTTTGCTGCTCCGTCGCTAATACGGCGCCTACTATACCACGGAAACCGTTGTCCTGGGTTGTCCATGGCACTGATCTGGCGGACCATGAATTCTGAGGCTGGCGGTTCGGCAGCTCGGGTATTGACCGCTCGGTGGCGGGCCTTGGCCGCGCCGGCTTCGAGCCCGCCTGCTCTCCACATCGCGCTTCAGATCGCGGGAGCCTGTGTCATGGTCCTCGTGACGCATTTCTTTCTGCCCTTTACCCTTCCCGATAAAGGAGGAGATGATGCGCAGTACGTCATGCTTGCCAGGGACCTCGCATTCGGCGGGGGCGAGTTGTACCGCAACAGGCCGGACGCGTCGCTGCATTTCCCGCCGGGATATCCCTTCCTGCTGAGCCTCTTCGTAGAGCGCGACAGCCTGGGCTGGGCGCCGCTCGTCCAACGGATATATTACGGGCTTACGGTAGTTCTGGCGGCCGGATGGGCAACTCTGACGTTCGGTGCCGGCGTCGGGTGGACGGTGTTTGGGTTGGTGGCGATGAACCCCGCCCTGCTGGGCAGCTCGTCCATGCTGGCCTCCGAAGGGCCGCACGTTATCCTCTACATGATCGGCTTCATGGCCTGGATGTGGTTTCTGCGGACGCAACGCGTTGCCGCCCTTGCCCTCTGCGCTTTCTCTCTTGCCCTGGCCGCGTTCGTGAGGGGGTATGGACTCCTGCTTCTGGTGTTCTTGCCGGTCCTGCTTATGCTGGCCCTGAGGAAAGAGCCTTGGCAGAGGGTCCTCCGCTACGTGGCCATCTATCTGGCCATATGGGCCGTCGTGCTGGCGCCATGGGCGATACGCAACTATCGCGTGTGGCATCACTTTGTGCTGATGACGACCCCGGGGACCACCATCTACTCGGCCTGGTTCCCGCCGGCCCCCCTGGCATTTGGCCGCATGGCCAACGATGACGTCAGTCGGCAAGCCAATCAAATCACTGACCATTTCGAGCAGGATCGCTTCTATGTACAGGCAGCGGCGAAGCGGATTCTGGATGAGCCGGGGCTGGCTCTGACGACCACGTTACAGAAGTACGCGTTGTTTGTGATGCCATTCGACTGGGAGTTCTTTGGCCGGTACAACGCCGAAGGGCGTCTTCGTCCCTCGCTGCATTATATCTATATTTTCATGCTTCCTTTTCTCCTGCTCTATATCTGGCGTCATCGGCGGAGCGAGGAGTTCTGGTGGGGGCCCATGGCTCCGGTCCTGTATGGGCTTGTGATGACCGCGCTGATCCTTGGCATCCCGCGTTTCCGCCTGTGCGTTGAACCGCTTCTGATGGGGTATGCCGCCGCCGCCCTGGTGGGTTGGGCGGGCGAGAACCGCGTACGCTGGAGCGCCGCAGGAGGATATTTCGTGGTTTGCCTCGTGAGTGCCTACGTCTTCATGAAGTTGGTGGAGTAGCCCCCGACGCTCCTCGGTCGTGGCGTTAAAGAGCAAACGGAAGGATTGTGCATGAAAAAACTCACGGTAATCATTCCGGCATATAACGAGGAGGAGATGATCGAGGCCGTGATCTGCCGGGTGCAGAAGGCGGATATCGGCAATCTGGAGCGGGAAATTATCATCGTCGATGACGGGTCGCGGGACAACACGCGAAACATTCTGCGCAATATGCAAGAACCCGAGATCACCGTGATCCTGCACGAGCGCAACCGCGGCAAGGGAGGCGCCATCAAGACCGGGCTGGAGGCGGCGACCGGCGATGTGGTGATCATTCAGGACGCAGATCTCGAATATGATCCGAACGATTTCCGGCAACTGCTTGCGCCGATTCTGGCGGGAGACACGGAGTTCGTAATGGGATCGCGGTTCCTGATCCGGGAGCAAACATACCAGTGGGGAGGGAAGTCGCCATTTTTTACCCACTACATCGGCAACAAGGTCATTATTATGGTGACCAATCTGCTTTATTGGAATCGGGCCACGGACTACGAAGGATGTTATAAAGCGCTGACACGCCGTCTCATGTGCTCGCTGGCGATCCGATCTGAAGGGTTCGAATTTGACAATGAGATGATCTGCAAAGCGTTGCGGTTGGGGCATCGGATCGTCGAGGTGCCGATTCATTATGCTCCGCGCAGCTATAGTGAAGGCAAAAAAATCACCTGGTGGGATGGCATGCGCATGCTCTGGACGATCGTCAAATGGCGCATCCGTCCTTTGTAACGGCTGGGCCCAGGGGGAGCCATTTATTTGTTGCCTGTAGGTCGGAATTTGGATAGCATGAGCATCCTTGACTCCAGGGTGGCGTGGCGCCGGTTTCGGATCCTGCGCGGGCGCAATTCATCGGATGAACCGCGGCATTGGATGAGAGAGCCGTCATGGTGAGCCGGATCTGCCTCATCATCCCCCCTTCGATCTTCCTGCTTGACGAGCGGGTGTTCATGACGCTCGGAGTTCTGAAGGTCGCGGCTGTGCTTGAGCAGGCCGGGGTCGAGGTCGAACTGCTTGATTTATCAGGGGTGGCCAATTACGAAGATGTTGTCCGCGATCATGTGGCGTCCAGCGGGGCCAGGTGCTACGGGCTAACCGCCACCACGCCCCAAATGCCCGCCGCGACCAAGGTCTATCAGGTCATACGCTCAGTTCGTCCGGAAGTCCGAATTATCCTCGGCGGCCCGCACGTCACCCTGATCCAGGCGGCGTACAAATACGAGCAGAAACGGGGGGTGCCGGGCCGGGGAACGACGGCGATCCGGCAGCTCCAGGAGATGTTCGACGTGCTGGTTACGGGCGACGGAGAGCTGGCGGTCTTTGAGGCGTTGAAGGATCATCCCCCGAAACTGGTGGACGGCGATGATCCGAAAACCGACCTATTCCTGAACAATCAGGCTCTGACCGAATTGCCGTTTCCGGCCAGACATTTGCTGGACGTCGACAGCTATCGTTATACGATCGACGGGGTGCGCGCGCTGTCCATGATCGCGCAGCTTGGCTGCCCCTTCGGGTGCGGGTTCTGCGGGGGTCGCATGAGTCCGTTTCTCCGCCGCATCCGGATGCGGACATCGGAGAACATCGTGCGGGAAATGGTGCACTTGCACGAGACGTACGGTGTCACGGGGTTCATGCTGTATGATGACGAGTTGAATGTGAACCCGAAAATCGTCGAGTTGATGGATTTGATCGCCAAGGCGCAACGCGATCTCGGGGTTGAATTCAGGCTCCGCGGGTTTATTAAGTCCGAGCTCTTTACGGACCAACAGGCCGAAGCCATGTATCGGGCGGGCTTTCGATGGGTCCTGATCGGGTTCGAGTCGGGGCACGAGCGCATCCTCACCAACATCCAGAAAAAAGCCAGCCAGGCGGATAACACCCGCTGCATGGAGATCGCCAAGCGGCACGGCCTGAAGGTCAAGGCCCTGATGTCGCTGGGGCATCCCGGAGAGTCGGAGGAGACGATCCGTGCCACGCGAGACTGGTTGCTGGCCGTCAAGCCGGCGGATTTCGACGCCACGGTGATCACGACCTATCCGGGGACGCCGTATTTCGACGAGGCGGTGCAGACGCAGCCCGGAGTCTGGACGTACACGTATCAGAAGACCGGCGATCGTCTTCACAGCATCGAAGTGGACTATCGCCACGTGGCCGAATACTACAAAGGTGTGCCGGGGGAATACACGTCCTATACCTACACCGACCACCTCAGCGCGGAAGAATTGGTCCGACTGCGCGATTGGCTCGAAGCCGACGTGCGCGGCAAGCTGAATATCCCGTACAATACCGGTACCGCCGCCGTCCGCTACGAGCATTCAATGGGCCAGGGCGGCATTCCGCCCTCGATTCTTAGAATGACGACCCCCCTCAGCATGAAAAGCACATGAGCGGCCCACGGTGGGGCGAACGGAGAATATGAATCTGATCACCCTTGAAGAGAGTCAGCCGCAGGCTCCCACGATGACGCCGTCCGGCGGGCGCAAGTCCATCGTCCTTCTGAGGCCGCCTATGGTCGTGCCGAGGTGGGCGCATGTGTCCTCCATCTGCCCCCCTCTCGGGCTGGCTTACGTTGCCGCCTCCATCCGGAAGGCGGGGTTTCAAGTCCGTTGCGTGGATGCTCTGGGTGAAGCCCCCTTCCAATGCCTGGTACTGGAGAACCCCAATTTTCTTTCGTACGGGCTGCCGATTCCTCAAATCGTCGAACGAGTCGGCCAGGTGGACATTCTGGGCGTTTCGCTGATGTTCTCGCATGACTGGCCGGTGCACAAAGCCATCATCCAGGCCGTGCACGAAAAAAATCCCGGCGTGACGGTCATCTGCGGCGGGGAGCATATCAACGCCGTTCCGGAGTTCTGCCTGGGGGACTGTCCTGAGATCGACATGTGCGTGATGGGCGAAGGTGAAGAGACGATTATTGACTTATTGAATGCACTGCACGATGGACGGAATCTCAACGCCGTCCCCGGCATCATGTTCCGCGCCGACGGAGGATTTATCAGAACGCCGACGAGACCCCGTATCCGGAAGCTCGACGAAATCCCCTGGCCGGCCTGGGATCTCTTCCCGCTGGAAACATACATGGCCAACGGGCTGGGTTACGGGGTTAATCCGGGACGGACTGTGCCGCTCCTAGTGTCGCGGGGATGTCCGTTCGAGTGCACCTTTTGCTCGAGCCCCCAGATGTGGACGACGCGCTGGCAGGCCCGTCCGGTCGACGATGTGCTGCGCGAGATGGAGTATTACGTTCAGAACTTTCAGGCTCAAAACTTCGACTTCTACGATCTGACGACCATCATCAAGAAGGACTGGATCAAGGAATTTTGCGAGAAGGTCATTGCGAAGAACTGGAACATCACCTGGCAAATGCCGGCGGGAACGCGTGCAGAGGCGCTGGACGCCGAGGTGCTGCCCTTGATGTACCGGTCGGGGCAGCGGAACATCAGCTATGCGCCGGAGAGCGGTTCCCCCACGTCCCTCAAGCTGATCAAGAAAAAGGTCAGCCTGGATCGAATGAAGGTTTCCATTCGGAACGCCATTAAGGAAGGCATGAACGTGAAGCTCAACATGATCATGGGGTTTCCTCATGAAACGAAGAAGGAGATCTTCGAGAGCTTCCGGTTTCTGCGGGAGGTGGCCATCCTCGGCGTGCACGATGTCTACATCGCCTGCTTCTCCCCCTACCCGGGATCCGAGCTTTTCGAAGAGTTGCAGCAATCCGGCCGCATCAAGGCTATGGACAGCGATTATTTTCTGATGCTCACAAGCTACAGCGATATGCGGTATTCCTATTCCTACTCGCCGCACATCTCGAATCGTCAGCTGACCGTCTACCGGCTTGGCGGCATGTTGATGTTTTACGTTATCAGTTATCTTATCCGGCCATGGCGTTTGTTTAGGGTCTTGCGCAACGTTATGGCCGGCAAAGAGGAATCCCGGCTGGATATGGCCTTAGGTCAGTTGCTGGAACGGCTGCGGAACAAGAAGGTCGCCTTGCAGGACGTGGAGCGGGCGAGCCTGGGAGCCAACCGGTGAGGAGGTTTGCCCGCGGGCTGCTTTGCCTTGGCCTGTGCCGTCGAAACCGCTGTTCATTGTTGTAAACGTTCCTCCCCGTCCGCCCCGCCCCCTCCATGGAACAAGATAGATTGCTGACAGAGATCATGCGGACGGTCTCCACGCGGGAACTCCAAGAGGTTTGAGGTCATATGGAGATGTCCGCCGCAGCTGCGATCTGACGATCGCCCCCGGACTCTTTCTCGCGCACTCAATCACTCTCTCCCCTTCCCGGCTCCCGTCCATGTCGTCAATGCGGTCAGCGTCCCAGGCAGAGCCGGGGGATGTCGAATTATCATGCGGGCATTGTTTGTCTCATACAACGGGGCGCTTGATTCACTGGGGCAGAGCCAGGTGCTTCCCTATCTGCGCGAACTCCAGCGTGATGGGCATGCCATCAGGCTCTTGAGTTTCGAGCGGCCGGCGGCCGAGGCCGGGCAGCGTGCGGCCGCCCTTCAGGAACAGCTGCGAGACCGAGGGATCGGCTGGACGTGGCTGTGGTACCACAAACGCCCGCCGGTCCTTTCCACGCTGTGGGATGTTCTCTTGGGGATGGCCGTGACCTTCTGGCTGACCGTCCGGTATGGAATTCATGTTCTGCACGCGCGTTCGCAAGTGGCGGCGGCCATGGTCTGGCCTGTGGCCCGTCTGCTCCGGCGCCGCTTTGTCTTTGACCTTCGCGGGCAGATGGCCTACGAGTACGCCGATGGCGGGACCTGGTCGGAGGGCGGGCTCATTTATCGCCTGGTCGAGCGGGCGGAGCGGCGTTTTATCAAGGATGCGGATGCCATCGTGGTATTGACCCGAGTCCTGGCCGGTGACTTGCGAACGGCTGGCGTCCGTCCGCCCGTCGTCATTCCGACCTGCGTGGATCTTCAACTGTTTGCCCCGCCGGCACCAGGGGGCCGGTTGGCAACCATGGCCTACTGCGGGTCGCTCGGAGCCCGATACGCGCCGGAATTGCTGGTAGCCTTCTACCTCGAGGCCGCGCGGAAGATTCCGGGGCTCCGCCTGCTGTTGCTGACGCACAGCGATCCAAGTCTGGTGAAACAGATGCTGGCCGACGCAGGTTCTCCGGCCGAGCGGTGCAACACCATGCAGGCGCGGCACCAGGAAGTGCCAGACCACTTGACCAGCGCGCTCTTCGGAGTGCTGCTCTTGCGTGGGGCGCGATCGCTTCGCGGAGCCTGTCCTACCAAGGTGGGGGAATACCTGGCCGCCGGGCTGCCAGTCGTGTCAAGTCCGGGCATCGGAGATCTGGACATGCTTCTCGAACAGGAGCGGGTCGGGGTCGTTCTCAAGGGCCATGACCCGGAGGCCATCTCGGAAGGGGTTGGCAAGCTGATCGAACTGCTTGCCGAGGGAGAGCCGATGCGAACCCGGTGCCGCCGGTTCGCGGAAAAAGAATACTCCGTGGCCGGCACCGGTGGGCCGGCCTACCGCACGCTGTATCGAAGCCTTGAGTCGCGCCGATGAGGATCCACTTCCTTGTTCCCTACCCGAAGGATCAGGCTCCTAGCCAGCACCTGAAGTTCGAGCAGTACTATGACCGCTTTGAGCAGATAGGTTTCGAGGTTATCCATGATGCTTTCTACAGCAAGGCGCTCTATCGGACGCTGGCGAAATCCGCGCTGCTGGGAAAAGTGGCGGGAGTGCTGTGGGCCTGCATCAAGCGGCTGCGGTCATTATGGATCGCCTGGCGGAGCGATCTGGTGTATATCAGCCTCGAAGCCCTGCCGCTGGGGCCCCCGTTGATGGAGTGGGTGATCGTCCGGATCCTGCGACGGCCGATGGTCTACGACATCGACGACCTGATCTATCTGAAGAAGCCCGGCACTCGTGATGTCCTGCCGAATCTGGTGAGCCGCAAGTGGAAGGTGAAGTGCCTCATGCGCATGAGCCGGCACGTCATCGTCTGCACGCCTCACCTGGAAAAAGTGGCCCGAAGCGTCAATGACCGCGTAACTCGCATCTCCTCCACCATCGACACGGAGAAATACCGGCCCCGCACGCAATACGAGACGGTCCGTGTGACCGTCGGATGGAGCGGAAGCTTCTCCACCTCGCCCTATCTGCACCTATTGGACAATGTGCTCCGAGCACTCCAGCAACGGTACGGCGCGGCCATCTATGTCATCGGGGATGCCAACTTCTCGATCCCAGGGGTCGAGGTCAAGGCGATTCCCTGGAGGCTCGAGACCGAGGTGGAGGACCTGCTCAGGATCGACATCGGACTCTATCCGTTGCCGCATGAGGAATGGGTGTTGGGCAAGAGCGGATTGAAAGCGCTCCAATACATGGGATTGGGAATCCCCACCGTTCTGACTCCCGTCGGCGCCAACCTGGAGATTGTGTCTCACGGGCAGAACGGGTTTTTTGCCGACAACGAAGAGGCGTGGATCACGGTCGTCGGCAAGCTCATCGAGGACCCGGAACTGCGGGCCCGGATCGGAAGGGCCGGCCGGAGGACCGTCGAGGAGAGGTATTCGGTCGAGAGCAACTGGCCGTCGTACCGTGACATCGTGCAAACCTCCCTGAGCGGGAGATCTGCCGGCGCGTGAACTCAGGCCGGGCGGTCCGGCACAGGGAGAGCGAACGTGAGAATTGTGTGCGCGAGGAAGCGGTAATGTGCGGAATATGCGGGATCCTAAATCTTGACGGGGCGCCGGTTGATCTCCGTGTCCTCGGAGGCATGATGGCGAGCCTGACTCATCGTGGCCCTGATGCGGAGGGCAGCCATATCAATGCCCGGCCGTCCTCGTCCCAGGGGCCCGCCGTGGGCCTGGGCCATCGCCGGCTGTCCATCATCGATCTGAGCCCCAAGGGACGGCAACCGATGGCGAACGAGGACGACTCGCTCTGGATCGTCCTCAACGGAGAGATCTACAACTTCCGTGACCTTCGCGCGCAGCTTCAATCCAAGGGGCATACGTTTCGGTCGGACTCCGATACGGAGGTGGTCCTCCATCTGTACGAGGAACTGGGAGACAAATGCGTCGAGGCCCTGGACGGAATGTTTGCCTTCGCGCTGTGGGACGAAAGGCGGAAACGGCTCTTCCTGGCCAGGGACCGTGTGGGCAAGAAACCGCTCTTTTACGGACAGGCCGGCTCTACCTTCGTCTTCGGGTCCGAGGTGAAGGCACTCCTGCAGCATCCCGCCGTCGCCGCCGAGATCTCGTTGGAAGCGCTTCCCTGTTACTTCACGTTCGGCTACGCGCCCCAGGGACAAACCTTCTACCGGGGGCTGCACCAACTCAAACCCGCTCATGCCATGATGGTCGAGGCCGATGGGCGGATGGAGACCTGGCGGTACTGGGATCTGGATTTCGGGGCTCCGCGGTCCCGGGAGCCCTCGCTCCCCGAGGCGACGGCGCGCGTCCGCGACCTCGTGACGGAGGCCGTCCGGAAGCGTCTTGTGGCTGATGTGCCCGTCGGGGCCTTTCTGAGCGGCGGTCTCGACTCCAGCATCGTCGTGGGCCTGATGAGCCGCCTCATGGACAAGCCGGTGAAGACCTTCAGCATTGGCTTCACCGGTGATCCGGACTTCGACGAGACGCGTTACGCGCGGATTGTGGCCTCCCATTTCGGCACGGATCACACGGAGTTCATCGTCGAGCCGAAGGCCATCGACCTGATTGAACCGCTGGTCTGGCACCATGACGGACCCTACGGAGATCCCTCCGCAATCCCCACTTCCATCATGGCCAAGCTGACCCGGCAACACGTGACCGTGGCGCTGAACGGGGACGGGGGCGACGAGCTCTTCGCGGGCTACCTTCGCTTCCAGGCCGCCCTGGCCGCGGACCGGCTGCCGCCCGCCCTCGGCCGCCTGGCCGGCCGGATTCTCAGCGTCGTCCCGGAGCCCAAGGCCTACCATCACTGGCTGCGGCGCGCCCAGCGATTTTTTGCCGCCGCCTCGGACGGGCTCTTTGAGCGCCTGCAGCGCTGGACCGCCTTCTTCGATGCGGATCTGCGGGAGCTGCTGCGGCCGGAGGTCTTTGCAGGCATCCCGGTGGGCGGCAGCGGGTACCCGCCGGAGCTCATTGCCAGGACCTCCCAGTTCTCGACGCTGTCCAAGGTCCTGTATGTGAACTTCATGACCTATCTTCCGGAAGATCTGCTCGTGAAGATGGACCGCGCGACGATGATGCACAGCCTCGAAGGGCGCTCGCCGTTCCTCGACCACCACCTGGCCGACTACGTCGCCGGACTTCCGGACCACCACAAGCTGCGCCGGGGGACGACGAAATATGTTCTACGGACGGCTTTTGCCGACCTCCTACCCCAGGAAATCCTGCGGAGAGGGAAACGCGGGTTCGGCGTTCCACTGGGCGCCTGGTTCCGCGGCGAGTTGCGGGACTACCTCCAGGAGAACCTGCTCTCCCCGACCGCCCTCTCGCGCGACTATCTGCAACC
This genomic stretch from Nitrospirota bacterium harbors:
- a CDS encoding glycosyltransferase produces the protein MRALFVSYNGALDSLGQSQVLPYLRELQRDGHAIRLLSFERPAAEAGQRAAALQEQLRDRGIGWTWLWYHKRPPVLSTLWDVLLGMAVTFWLTVRYGIHVLHARSQVAAAMVWPVARLLRRRFVFDLRGQMAYEYADGGTWSEGGLIYRLVERAERRFIKDADAIVVLTRVLAGDLRTAGVRPPVVIPTCVDLQLFAPPAPGGRLATMAYCGSLGARYAPELLVAFYLEAARKIPGLRLLLLTHSDPSLVKQMLADAGSPAERCNTMQARHQEVPDHLTSALFGVLLLRGARSLRGACPTKVGEYLAAGLPVVSSPGIGDLDMLLEQERVGVVLKGHDPEAISEGVGKLIELLAEGEPMRTRCRRFAEKEYSVAGTGGPAYRTLYRSLESRR
- the asnB gene encoding asparagine synthase (glutamine-hydrolyzing), whose amino-acid sequence is MCGICGILNLDGAPVDLRVLGGMMASLTHRGPDAEGSHINARPSSSQGPAVGLGHRRLSIIDLSPKGRQPMANEDDSLWIVLNGEIYNFRDLRAQLQSKGHTFRSDSDTEVVLHLYEELGDKCVEALDGMFAFALWDERRKRLFLARDRVGKKPLFYGQAGSTFVFGSEVKALLQHPAVAAEISLEALPCYFTFGYAPQGQTFYRGLHQLKPAHAMMVEADGRMETWRYWDLDFGAPRSREPSLPEATARVRDLVTEAVRKRLVADVPVGAFLSGGLDSSIVVGLMSRLMDKPVKTFSIGFTGDPDFDETRYARIVASHFGTDHTEFIVEPKAIDLIEPLVWHHDGPYGDPSAIPTSIMAKLTRQHVTVALNGDGGDELFAGYLRFQAALAADRLPPALGRLAGRILSVVPEPKAYHHWLRRAQRFFAAASDGLFERLQRWTAFFDADLRELLRPEVFAGIPVGGSGYPPELIARTSQFSTLSKVLYVNFMTYLPEDLLVKMDRATMMHSLEGRSPFLDHHLADYVAGLPDHHKLRRGTTKYVLRTAFADLLPQEILRRGKRGFGVPLGAWFRGELRDYLQENLLSPTALSRDYLQPGFVGRMVREHVDGSRDHGNRLWALLTFEVWLRMMRDQAGRRPGAVRA
- a CDS encoding glycosyltransferase family 2 protein, coding for MKKLTVIIPAYNEEEMIEAVICRVQKADIGNLEREIIIVDDGSRDNTRNILRNMQEPEITVILHERNRGKGGAIKTGLEAATGDVVIIQDADLEYDPNDFRQLLAPILAGDTEFVMGSRFLIREQTYQWGGKSPFFTHYIGNKVIIMVTNLLYWNRATDYEGCYKALTRRLMCSLAIRSEGFEFDNEMICKALRLGHRIVEVPIHYAPRSYSEGKKITWWDGMRMLWTIVKWRIRPL
- a CDS encoding radical SAM protein; its protein translation is MNLITLEESQPQAPTMTPSGGRKSIVLLRPPMVVPRWAHVSSICPPLGLAYVAASIRKAGFQVRCVDALGEAPFQCLVLENPNFLSYGLPIPQIVERVGQVDILGVSLMFSHDWPVHKAIIQAVHEKNPGVTVICGGEHINAVPEFCLGDCPEIDMCVMGEGEETIIDLLNALHDGRNLNAVPGIMFRADGGFIRTPTRPRIRKLDEIPWPAWDLFPLETYMANGLGYGVNPGRTVPLLVSRGCPFECTFCSSPQMWTTRWQARPVDDVLREMEYYVQNFQAQNFDFYDLTTIIKKDWIKEFCEKVIAKNWNITWQMPAGTRAEALDAEVLPLMYRSGQRNISYAPESGSPTSLKLIKKKVSLDRMKVSIRNAIKEGMNVKLNMIMGFPHETKKEIFESFRFLREVAILGVHDVYIACFSPYPGSELFEELQQSGRIKAMDSDYFLMLTSYSDMRYSYSYSPHISNRQLTVYRLGGMLMFYVISYLIRPWRLFRVLRNVMAGKEESRLDMALGQLLERLRNKKVALQDVERASLGANR
- a CDS encoding B12-binding domain-containing radical SAM protein, with amino-acid sequence MVSRICLIIPPSIFLLDERVFMTLGVLKVAAVLEQAGVEVELLDLSGVANYEDVVRDHVASSGARCYGLTATTPQMPAATKVYQVIRSVRPEVRIILGGPHVTLIQAAYKYEQKRGVPGRGTTAIRQLQEMFDVLVTGDGELAVFEALKDHPPKLVDGDDPKTDLFLNNQALTELPFPARHLLDVDSYRYTIDGVRALSMIAQLGCPFGCGFCGGRMSPFLRRIRMRTSENIVREMVHLHETYGVTGFMLYDDELNVNPKIVELMDLIAKAQRDLGVEFRLRGFIKSELFTDQQAEAMYRAGFRWVLIGFESGHERILTNIQKKASQADNTRCMEIAKRHGLKVKALMSLGHPGESEETIRATRDWLLAVKPADFDATVITTYPGTPYFDEAVQTQPGVWTYTYQKTGDRLHSIEVDYRHVAEYYKGVPGEYTSYTYTDHLSAEELVRLRDWLEADVRGKLNIPYNTGTAAVRYEHSMGQGGIPPSILRMTTPLSMKST
- a CDS encoding glycosyltransferase family 1 protein encodes the protein MRIHFLVPYPKDQAPSQHLKFEQYYDRFEQIGFEVIHDAFYSKALYRTLAKSALLGKVAGVLWACIKRLRSLWIAWRSDLVYISLEALPLGPPLMEWVIVRILRRPMVYDIDDLIYLKKPGTRDVLPNLVSRKWKVKCLMRMSRHVIVCTPHLEKVARSVNDRVTRISSTIDTEKYRPRTQYETVRVTVGWSGSFSTSPYLHLLDNVLRALQQRYGAAIYVIGDANFSIPGVEVKAIPWRLETEVEDLLRIDIGLYPLPHEEWVLGKSGLKALQYMGLGIPTVLTPVGANLEIVSHGQNGFFADNEEAWITVVGKLIEDPELRARIGRAGRRTVEERYSVESNWPSYRDIVQTSLSGRSAGA
- a CDS encoding glycosyltransferase — protein: MTKRFRILHLIEDLGSGGAERLLYTNLSRLDRKQFDGLVVYLYDQNDFWNEPIRRLGYPVVCLQLRSIYDLPLGIIRLWRLLKHERVDLIHAHLYGANIIGRIIGRLRGIPVLSSLHCPDYEPILLQDNPSLTPLKLASLRLLDWLSCRFAPPVFLAVSNYVKASAVRYLGLAPERVSVIYNSVDLTAFEGPEDRRHAMRATLGITHSTPVVLCIARFNPLKGVRYLIEAVPLVTEQRPDVCFLFIGATNPEAERSFREFLERRGVADRVRLLGIQPDVRPYLQLCDIFVLPSLAEGLGIALVEAMAMERACVATRTSALPEVVADGRSGILVEPANPSALARSIIELLADPAMRKRMGLEGRKIVSELFDAEKNVLALESLYWQILHTG